From a region of the Haloferax volcanii DS2 genome:
- the larB gene encoding nickel pincer cofactor biosynthesis protein LarB: protein MRDILEAVADGSLSPAEAEVRLSGYATTDAGRFDAARETRRGVPEAILAEGKTPDETATLAVAAVETSGRALVTRADTAHAEAVADALPDADIDRDARAKTVVAAAPEFERPDLDATVAIATGGTSDAEAAGEAAAVLREMGVDVERIEDVGVAHLGRVLDNLDTLREADVVVVAAGREGALPTVVAGLVDTPVIGLPVSTGYGHGGDGEAAVLGMLQSCTVLSAVNVDAGYIAGAQAGLIARAVADARDDDA from the coding sequence ATGCGCGACATCTTGGAGGCGGTCGCGGACGGTTCGCTCTCGCCCGCCGAGGCCGAGGTACGACTCTCCGGGTACGCGACGACCGACGCCGGGCGGTTCGACGCCGCCAGGGAGACGCGGCGCGGCGTCCCCGAAGCGATTCTCGCGGAGGGAAAAACGCCCGACGAGACGGCCACGCTGGCCGTCGCGGCGGTCGAGACCAGCGGTCGTGCGCTCGTCACCCGCGCCGACACCGCCCACGCCGAGGCCGTCGCCGACGCGCTCCCGGACGCCGACATCGACCGCGACGCCCGGGCGAAGACGGTCGTCGCGGCCGCGCCGGAGTTCGAGCGCCCCGACCTCGACGCGACCGTCGCCATCGCCACCGGCGGCACCTCCGACGCCGAGGCCGCGGGCGAGGCGGCCGCGGTCCTCCGCGAGATGGGCGTGGACGTCGAGCGAATCGAAGACGTGGGCGTCGCCCACCTCGGGCGCGTGCTCGACAACCTCGACACGCTCCGCGAGGCCGACGTGGTCGTCGTCGCCGCCGGCCGCGAGGGCGCGCTGCCGACCGTCGTCGCCGGCCTCGTCGACACGCCCGTCATCGGCCTGCCCGTCTCGACGGGCTACGGCCACGGCGGCGACGGCGAGGCGGCCGTCCTCGGGATGCTCCAGTCGTGTACCGTCCTCTCCGCGGTGAACGTCGACGCCGGCTACATCGCCGGCGCGCAGGCCGGACTCATCGCCCGCGCGGTCGCTGACGCCCGCGACGACGACGCCTGA
- a CDS encoding DUF7563 family protein, whose translation MPVCDHCGSHVSERFARVFADKNGQVLACPNCSANAGIAEVARQRARTA comes from the coding sequence ATGCCAGTCTGTGACCACTGCGGGTCACACGTCTCCGAGCGCTTCGCACGCGTGTTCGCCGACAAGAACGGGCAGGTTCTCGCCTGTCCCAACTGCTCGGCGAACGCGGGTATCGCGGAGGTCGCTCGACAGCGTGCCCGCACTGCATGA
- a CDS encoding GIY-YIG nuclease family protein produces MHFVYVIECNDGSLYTGYTTDVERRVAEHDAGEGAKYTRGRTPVELVHVEEFDSKSAAMSREYEIKQLRRREKQRLVES; encoded by the coding sequence GTGCACTTCGTCTACGTCATCGAGTGTAACGACGGCTCGCTGTACACCGGCTACACGACCGACGTGGAGCGACGCGTCGCGGAACACGACGCGGGCGAGGGAGCGAAGTACACCCGCGGTCGGACCCCGGTCGAACTCGTCCACGTCGAGGAGTTCGACTCGAAGTCGGCCGCGATGTCCCGCGAGTACGAGATTAAACAGCTCCGCCGCCGGGAGAAACAGCGACTCGTCGAGTCGTGA